In a single window of the Terriglobia bacterium genome:
- a CDS encoding efflux RND transporter periplasmic adaptor subunit has translation MKTQFKDVLRRGFTPKWRMFSLGAALVTGVMFNGCTGSNRAATDVDSSTTAPTVGVSKVDREDLSRNLVLAAEFHPFQEIEVHAKVAGFVKAMYVDVGDHVKEGQLLALIEIPELQDEVIQAEAGVRRSAEEIHRAQEELTRSQSAHEVSHLAYQRLAEVTKTQPHLVAQQDIDDSLGRDRVAEAQVAAARAALAAAQQQLEMSKANQKRLQTLLGYARITAPFTGVVTQRYADTGALIQAGTSSHTQAMPLIRLSQNDSLRLIIPVPESVVPRIHIGSPVQVQVAVVGKTFQGTVARFTDKLDLATRTMETEVDVSNPKLELVPGMYANASIVLDQKHGVLAVPVQALNRHGEQATVFRVNPQNQIEEVSVALGLESPNKAEVLGGLKEGDLVVVSGRSQLRPGENVRPKVIELPVGEGKS, from the coding sequence ATGAAAACACAATTCAAGGATGTGCTGCGACGGGGATTCACACCCAAGTGGCGGATGTTTTCTCTCGGAGCGGCGTTGGTCACAGGGGTGATGTTCAACGGCTGTACCGGATCCAATAGAGCGGCGACGGACGTTGATTCTTCGACCACCGCGCCGACCGTGGGCGTCTCCAAAGTGGATCGAGAGGACCTCTCGCGCAACCTCGTGCTGGCCGCTGAGTTTCACCCGTTTCAGGAAATTGAAGTCCACGCCAAAGTGGCGGGCTTCGTGAAAGCCATGTACGTGGATGTCGGCGACCACGTCAAGGAGGGCCAACTCCTGGCTCTGATCGAGATCCCGGAACTCCAGGACGAGGTCATCCAGGCCGAAGCGGGTGTGAGGCGAAGCGCTGAAGAGATTCATCGAGCGCAGGAGGAACTGACCCGATCCCAATCCGCCCACGAGGTATCGCACCTCGCCTACCAACGACTGGCGGAAGTAACCAAGACTCAACCCCATCTGGTGGCACAGCAGGATATCGACGACTCGCTGGGTCGCGATCGAGTGGCCGAGGCGCAAGTGGCCGCCGCCCGGGCCGCGCTGGCGGCGGCTCAACAACAGCTCGAAATGTCGAAAGCAAACCAGAAGAGGCTTCAAACCCTCCTCGGGTATGCTCGAATCACGGCCCCTTTCACCGGAGTGGTGACTCAGCGTTACGCCGACACGGGAGCCTTGATTCAAGCCGGCACCTCCTCTCACACGCAGGCCATGCCGCTGATCAGGCTTTCGCAGAATGATTCGCTGCGGCTCATCATTCCCGTTCCGGAGTCCGTCGTCCCCCGCATCCACATCGGCAGCCCGGTGCAAGTGCAGGTGGCCGTGGTGGGAAAGACATTCCAGGGGACCGTTGCGCGTTTTACCGACAAACTGGATCTTGCCACGCGCACCATGGAAACCGAAGTCGACGTCTCAAATCCCAAGCTCGAACTCGTCCCGGGCATGTATGCCAATGCCTCCATCGTACTCGATCAGAAGCATGGCGTTCTCGCCGTCCCGGTCCAGGCGTTAAACCGGCATGGAGAGCAAGCCACTGTGTTCCGCGTAAACCCGCAGAATCAGATCGAAGAAGTCTCCGTGGCCCTTGGTCTGGAGAGCCCCAACAAAGCGGAGGTTCTGGGAGGTCTGAAGGAAGGGGACCTCGTGGTCGTGAGCGGTCGGAGCCAGCTCCGTCCCGGTGAAAACGTCAGACCCAAAGTCATTGAACTCCCGGTGGGCGAGGGGAAATCCTGA
- a CDS encoding winged helix-turn-helix domain-containing protein yields the protein MDIRGQIVDTARRIAIILNNQGAQTLPQLRKQLSESNDVVHLALGWLARDDKIEIRRDLTGCFIRSKSRDYNSPLSSSARIKTI from the coding sequence ATGGATATCAGAGGCCAAATCGTCGATACCGCACGAAGAATTGCCATCATTCTTAATAACCAGGGGGCTCAGACACTCCCGCAGCTGAGGAAACAGCTGAGTGAGTCCAATGATGTGGTGCACCTGGCTCTCGGATGGCTCGCCCGGGACGACAAGATTGAGATTCGACGTGATCTCACAGGATGCTTCATACGATCGAAGTCCCGGGACTACAACTCCCCTCTCTCTTCATCCGCCCGGATCAAGACCATCTGA
- the pstS gene encoding phosphate ABC transporter substrate-binding protein PstS, with translation MLMGLLVVGAAPVRAQAQLNGAGATFPYPIYSKWFDEYHKLHPDIQINYQSIGSGGGIQQLLKSTVDFGASDGPMTDEQLGQAKIPILHFPTVLGADVPTYNIPGVTAELNFTPDALAGIFLGRITKWNDPAITRDNPNVKLPNQDIIVVHRSDGSGTTYIWTDFLSKVSTEWQTKVGKGTSVNWPVGLGGKGNEGVTGVVKQTTGAMGYVELIYAIQNKLPYGKVRNAAGVFVKADLNSVTEAAQGAAANMPDDFRVSITNAPGKGSYPISSFTWLLVPQQIAAANKGKVLVDFLKWMVGDGQKFTTALAYAPLPKAVVAKEEKAITRIKY, from the coding sequence ATGCTTATGGGATTGTTGGTTGTAGGGGCGGCACCTGTCCGCGCCCAGGCTCAACTGAACGGCGCCGGGGCCACCTTTCCCTATCCCATTTACTCCAAGTGGTTCGATGAGTACCACAAGCTGCATCCCGATATCCAGATCAACTATCAGTCCATCGGGAGTGGCGGCGGAATTCAACAACTGCTGAAGAGCACGGTGGACTTTGGCGCCAGCGATGGACCGATGACCGATGAACAGTTGGGTCAGGCCAAGATTCCGATCCTGCACTTTCCGACCGTTCTCGGCGCGGACGTGCCCACGTACAATATCCCCGGCGTCACCGCGGAACTGAACTTCACCCCTGATGCGTTGGCGGGTATTTTCCTGGGCCGCATCACCAAGTGGAATGACCCCGCCATTACACGCGACAACCCCAACGTGAAACTCCCGAATCAGGACATCATCGTGGTCCACCGGTCGGATGGCAGTGGAACCACTTACATCTGGACGGACTTTCTCTCCAAGGTCAGCACGGAGTGGCAGACCAAGGTGGGGAAAGGAACTTCGGTCAATTGGCCCGTGGGCCTGGGCGGAAAAGGAAATGAAGGGGTCACGGGGGTCGTGAAACAAACCACCGGGGCGATGGGTTATGTCGAACTGATTTACGCCATCCAGAACAAGCTGCCCTACGGAAAGGTGAGGAATGCGGCGGGAGTCTTTGTCAAGGCCGATCTGAATTCGGTGACCGAAGCCGCCCAGGGAGCAGCTGCCAACATGCCGGATGATTTCCGGGTTTCCATCACCAACGCCCCCGGGAAAGGCAGCTACCCCATTTCGAGCTTCACGTGGCTGCTGGTGCCCCAACAGATTGCCGCTGCCAATAAGGGGAAAGTGCTCGTCGATTTCCTGAAGTGGATGGTGGGAGATGGCCAGAAATTCACAACGGCACTGGCGTATGCCCCTCTTCCGAAGGCCGTCGTCGCCAAGGAAGAGAAAGCCATCACCAGGATTAAGTATTGA
- the pstA gene encoding phosphate ABC transporter permease PstA yields MRRKITNYLVFSLTSLCALLAVSVLLFILGYLLWHGGRSINWAFLTQLPKPVGESGGGISNAIVGSCKIILIAALFGVPLGFLGALYLVEYGGTRFNFGVRYATDLLNGVPSIVIGIFAYTLIVLRTRHFSAWAGGFALGIMMIPTALRSTEEFLRLVPRELREAAYALGAPQWKVIVTVVIPVAMRGILTGIMLSVARIAGETAPLLFTSFGNRFWSHGLNEPTASLPVMIFTYAVGPYDDWHQQAWAAGLILLLGVLLTNIVVRVFLRDSGHAYL; encoded by the coding sequence ATGCGTAGAAAGATCACCAATTACCTGGTTTTCTCCCTGACATCGCTCTGTGCGCTGCTGGCGGTTTCCGTCCTGCTGTTTATTCTCGGTTACCTCCTTTGGCACGGGGGGAGGTCCATCAATTGGGCATTCCTGACCCAGCTTCCCAAACCGGTGGGTGAATCCGGTGGTGGAATTTCCAACGCGATTGTCGGGTCGTGCAAGATCATCCTGATTGCCGCCCTGTTCGGAGTTCCCCTTGGATTTCTGGGAGCCCTCTACCTTGTGGAGTATGGCGGAACGAGGTTCAATTTTGGCGTCCGCTATGCCACCGACCTGCTCAACGGTGTTCCTTCGATCGTCATTGGCATCTTTGCCTACACCCTGATCGTGCTTCGGACGAGACATTTCTCGGCCTGGGCGGGGGGATTCGCGTTGGGGATCATGATGATTCCCACGGCGCTGCGAAGCACGGAGGAATTCCTGCGCCTGGTCCCCCGGGAACTGAGAGAGGCGGCCTACGCGCTGGGGGCCCCGCAATGGAAGGTGATTGTAACGGTCGTGATCCCGGTCGCTATGCGCGGGATCCTGACGGGGATTATGTTGTCGGTGGCCCGGATCGCGGGCGAGACCGCCCCGCTGCTCTTTACCTCCTTCGGGAACCGGTTTTGGTCGCACGGCTTGAATGAGCCGACGGCCTCGTTGCCCGTGATGATCTTCACTTACGCCGTCGGGCCCTATGACGACTGGCACCAACAGGCCTGGGCCGCCGGATTGATCCTGTTGTTGGGCGTCCTGCTGACCAATATTGTGGTGCGGGTATTTTTGCGAGATTCGGGACACGCTTATTTATAG
- the pstC gene encoding phosphate ABC transporter permease subunit PstC: MGDLVARGITFLAALSVLVITGALAWELYKGSVPSLNAFGWSFVTQKTWDPVFLSFGSITFMFGTLVTSVIALLVAVPVGIGAAIFLAELAPRAISSALTFVIELLAAVPSVIYGLLGIFVLVPFMREHGGAWLKAALGFLPIFSGPNYGVGVLTAGIVLAVMIVPFIISISREVLLAVPREQREASMALGATHWETTWHVALVYARSGIFGSIFLALARSLGETMAVTMVIGNTPQISASLFAPGYTMAAVIANEFTEATGDLYLSALVEIGLLLFVMTMIINALARLLLWSTVRKQGAAA; this comes from the coding sequence ATGGGAGATCTGGTTGCCCGCGGGATCACTTTCCTGGCCGCCCTCTCGGTTCTCGTGATCACGGGGGCTCTGGCGTGGGAACTGTACAAGGGCTCGGTGCCGAGCCTCAATGCATTCGGCTGGAGTTTTGTTACCCAGAAGACCTGGGATCCAGTCTTCTTATCCTTCGGCTCCATCACCTTTATGTTTGGAACCCTCGTCACTTCCGTGATTGCGCTTCTGGTGGCGGTGCCGGTCGGGATTGGGGCGGCGATTTTTCTAGCCGAACTGGCGCCCCGGGCCATTTCTTCGGCTCTGACCTTCGTGATCGAGTTATTGGCGGCAGTTCCGAGCGTCATTTACGGCCTGCTGGGAATCTTCGTCCTGGTTCCGTTCATGCGCGAGCATGGCGGAGCTTGGTTGAAAGCAGCCCTGGGGTTCCTTCCGATTTTTTCGGGACCCAACTACGGGGTGGGTGTGCTCACGGCTGGAATCGTGTTGGCCGTGATGATCGTTCCTTTCATTATTTCGATCTCCCGGGAAGTGCTCCTGGCCGTTCCTCGCGAGCAGCGCGAGGCGTCCATGGCGTTGGGGGCGACGCACTGGGAGACCACGTGGCATGTCGCCCTGGTCTACGCGCGATCGGGGATTTTTGGATCCATTTTTCTGGCGCTGGCTCGCTCCCTCGGCGAGACGATGGCGGTGACGATGGTAATCGGGAACACGCCACAGATCTCTGCCTCGCTCTTCGCGCCCGGGTACACCATGGCCGCGGTCATTGCCAACGAGTTCACGGAGGCGACCGGGGATCTTTATTTGAGCGCCCTGGTGGAGATCGGGCTGCTGCTCTTTGTGATGACCATGATCATCAACGCCCTGGCGCGACTGTTGCTCTGGAGCACGGTGCGCAAACAGGGAGCGGCGGCATGA
- the pstB gene encoding phosphate ABC transporter ATP-binding protein PstB, with product MSPSNTENGQTPAITLLRTELPPGTSPNRTLQAVKVSAEHLNFFYGQKQALEDICIQIREQCVTAFIGPSGCGKSTFLRTMNRMNDLIPGARVDGTVLIDGRDIYARQADPIELRRRVGMIFQKSNPFPKSIYENVAYGLRINRLAHSKKALDEVVERTLRGAALWDEVKDSLHKSALALSGGQQQRLCIARALAIEPEILLMDEPASALDPISTAKIEELIFELKKQYTIVIVTHNMQQAARVSDFTGFFLIGRLMEFGDTRRIFTNPVKKETEDYITGRFG from the coding sequence ATGTCCCCATCGAATACAGAAAACGGACAGACGCCGGCCATCACCTTGCTTAGAACGGAACTTCCCCCGGGGACCTCGCCCAACCGCACCTTGCAGGCGGTGAAAGTATCCGCGGAGCACCTCAACTTCTTCTATGGACAGAAGCAGGCGCTGGAGGACATCTGCATTCAGATCCGGGAGCAGTGCGTCACTGCCTTCATTGGTCCCTCGGGCTGCGGCAAATCGACCTTTCTGCGGACGATGAATCGGATGAACGACCTGATCCCGGGCGCAAGGGTGGACGGGACGGTGCTCATTGATGGACGGGATATTTATGCCCGCCAGGCAGACCCCATCGAGCTGCGCCGCCGCGTGGGAATGATCTTTCAAAAATCCAACCCCTTTCCCAAATCCATTTATGAGAACGTGGCCTACGGACTTCGCATCAACAGACTGGCACACTCCAAGAAGGCCCTGGACGAAGTGGTGGAACGAACCCTCCGCGGAGCGGCGTTGTGGGATGAGGTGAAAGACTCACTCCATAAATCCGCTCTGGCTCTTTCCGGGGGACAGCAGCAGCGGCTGTGCATCGCACGCGCCCTGGCCATCGAGCCGGAGATCCTGCTGATGGACGAACCCGCCTCCGCGCTCGATCCGATCTCCACTGCCAAGATCGAAGAACTGATCTTTGAACTGAAGAAACAATACACGATCGTCATCGTCACACACAACATGCAGCAGGCTGCTCGCGTCAGTGATTTTACCGGCTTCTTTCTCATTGGAAGATTGATGGAATTCGGCGACACCCGAAGAATCTTCACGAACCCGGTCAAAAAGGAGACAGAGGATTACATCACGGGTCGTTTCGGTTAA